A single window of Kitasatospora sp. HUAS MG31 DNA harbors:
- a CDS encoding sensor histidine kinase, whose amino-acid sequence MVRTPQPRPPAPVPGRAPGGAPGRAAARAAGETAGVVSAGLGVLLALAGLDLLPHPYLQLAALALAAVLLPLRRRHPEAVLLALAALTGLAPCAGPAAAAAAYTAARRTAEARRRTRLLTAAGLLLVAVATLSAPRFGPGPVPYGLALGLVLTPTTVLVPGLVGTAYGQQRRLVRALRERGDAAERARRLADSEARTHERSRIAAEMHDLVGHRLSLISLHAGGLELALEGADPELREEAVLVRRTTRDAMRELRQALGVLGPLGRDTGPEALTDATGTRADVEALVAGSRDGQIAVRLDWTGPDLDARPAPVRRAVHRLVRESLTNVHRYAAAAHVTVAVAHDTDTVRVTVRNGAPPAPPAPAGGLGTGRGLTGLRERVELLGGSFEAGPLPSGGFLVDATLPTEPGDTPAPRRPGTETPAPPDARADADPGRRTAQALTLALGLAALSVLTALGTAFVYASAPRPDAGPRPLPVVGMSYGQVAGTGVLDNAAVRAAATGREPPRPAGAVGCIYPFNGSTEAHPGSLTVARYCFDTTEHLIAIDRFTVPSVRDAAPWETP is encoded by the coding sequence GTGGTCCGTACTCCTCAGCCCCGTCCCCCTGCCCCCGTCCCCGGACGCGCGCCCGGTGGCGCCCCGGGCCGGGCGGCCGCCCGTGCCGCGGGGGAGACGGCCGGGGTGGTGTCGGCCGGCCTCGGCGTCCTGCTCGCCCTCGCCGGCCTCGACCTGCTGCCGCACCCGTACCTCCAGCTCGCCGCCCTGGCCCTGGCGGCGGTGCTGCTCCCGCTGCGCCGCCGCCACCCCGAGGCCGTCCTGCTTGCCCTGGCCGCCCTGACCGGACTGGCCCCTTGCGCCGGTCCGGCCGCGGCGGCGGCCGCGTACACGGCGGCCCGCCGGACGGCCGAGGCACGCCGGCGGACCCGGCTGCTGACCGCGGCGGGCCTGCTGCTGGTGGCGGTGGCGACGCTCTCCGCGCCCCGGTTCGGGCCGGGCCCGGTCCCGTACGGGCTGGCGCTCGGCCTGGTGCTCACGCCCACCACCGTGCTCGTCCCCGGCCTGGTCGGCACCGCGTACGGGCAGCAGCGGCGCCTGGTACGGGCGTTGCGCGAGCGCGGGGACGCGGCCGAGCGGGCCCGCCGGCTCGCCGACAGCGAGGCCCGCACCCATGAGCGCTCCCGGATCGCCGCCGAGATGCACGACCTGGTCGGCCACCGGCTCAGCCTGATCTCGCTGCACGCCGGCGGGCTGGAGCTGGCCCTGGAGGGGGCCGACCCCGAGCTGCGCGAGGAGGCCGTCCTGGTCCGGCGGACCACCCGGGACGCCATGCGCGAGCTGCGGCAGGCCCTCGGCGTGCTCGGCCCGCTCGGCCGGGACACCGGGCCCGAGGCGCTCACCGACGCCACCGGCACCCGCGCCGACGTCGAGGCACTGGTGGCCGGATCCCGGGACGGCCAGATCGCCGTCCGCCTCGACTGGACCGGCCCCGACCTGGACGCCCGCCCGGCGCCGGTCCGCCGCGCCGTGCACCGGCTGGTCCGCGAGTCGCTGACCAACGTCCACCGGTACGCCGCCGCCGCGCACGTCACCGTGGCCGTGGCGCACGACACGGACACCGTCCGGGTCACCGTCCGCAACGGCGCCCCGCCCGCGCCCCCCGCACCCGCCGGCGGCCTGGGCACCGGCCGCGGACTCACCGGGCTCCGGGAACGGGTGGAACTGCTCGGCGGGAGCTTCGAGGCGGGCCCGCTGCCCTCCGGCGGCTTCCTGGTCGACGCCACCCTGCCCACCGAGCCCGGCGACACCCCCGCCCCCCGGCGGCCCGGCACCGAGACCCCCGCGCCGCCGGATGCCCGGGCGGACGCCGACCCCGGGCGGCGGACCGCGCAGGCGCTCACCCTCGCCCTCGGCCTGGCGGCGCTCAGCGTGCTCACCGCCCTCGGCACCGCCTTCGTGTACGCCTCCGCACCGCGCCCGGACGCCGGACCGCGCCCGCTGCCCGTGGTCGGCATGAGCTACGGCCAGGTGGCCGGCACCGGCGTGCTGGACAACGCCGCCGTCCGCGCCGCCGCCACCGGCCGTGAACCACCGCGCCCCGCCGGGGCGGTGGGCTGCATCTACCCGTTCAACGGCTCCACCGAGGCACACCCCGGCAGCCTGACCGTCGCCCGCTACTGCTTCGACACCACCGAGCACCTCATCGCCATCGACCGCTTCACCGTCCCGTCGGTCCGGGACGCCGCACCCTGGGAGACCCCGTGA
- a CDS encoding SMP-30/gluconolactonase/LRE family protein: MSGEIQYGLYEILDDRFRTGKCANGDLRLEKLYGDCRWAEGPVYLPAWRQLIWSDIPNDRMLRWDEATGTVGVFRSPAGHSNGNTLDREGRLISCEQGNRRVTRTEHDGSITVLADRYCGKRFNSPNDAVVHSDGSIWFSDPDFGITSDYEGHRAESEIGACHVYRIDPADGGVRLAADGFTGPNGLVLSPDERQLYVSDSRQRHIRVFDVREDGTLSGGEVFAKARAGSFDNIRFDDGGRLWAAALDDGVHCYDPDGTLIGRLLVPETVSNIAWGGPKNNRLFITAGTSLYSLVMAVTGTHRVRPAAT; this comes from the coding sequence GTGTCCGGTGAAATCCAGTACGGCCTGTACGAGATCCTGGATGATCGCTTCCGTACCGGGAAGTGCGCCAACGGCGACCTGCGGCTGGAGAAGCTGTACGGGGACTGCCGCTGGGCGGAGGGGCCGGTCTACCTGCCGGCGTGGCGCCAGCTGATCTGGAGCGACATCCCCAACGACCGGATGCTGCGCTGGGACGAGGCCACCGGCACGGTCGGCGTCTTCCGCTCCCCCGCCGGCCACAGCAACGGCAACACCCTGGACCGCGAGGGCCGGCTGATCAGCTGCGAGCAGGGCAACCGCCGGGTGACCCGGACCGAGCACGACGGGTCGATCACCGTGCTGGCCGACCGCTACTGCGGCAAGCGGTTCAACTCCCCCAACGACGCGGTGGTGCACTCGGACGGCTCGATCTGGTTCTCCGACCCGGACTTCGGCATCACCAGCGACTACGAGGGCCACCGCGCCGAGAGTGAGATCGGCGCCTGCCACGTCTACCGGATCGACCCCGCCGACGGCGGGGTCCGGCTGGCCGCGGACGGCTTCACCGGCCCCAACGGGCTGGTCCTCTCCCCCGACGAGCGGCAGCTGTACGTCTCGGACAGCCGGCAGCGGCACATCCGCGTCTTCGATGTGCGCGAGGACGGCACCCTCTCCGGCGGCGAGGTGTTCGCCAAGGCCCGGGCCGGCAGCTTCGACAACATCCGCTTCGACGACGGCGGCCGCCTGTGGGCGGCCGCCCTGGACGACGGGGTGCACTGCTACGACCCGGACGGCACGCTGATCGGGCGGCTGCTCGTCCCCGAGACCGTCTCCAACATCGCCTGGGGCGGGCCGAAGAACAACCGCCTCTTCATCACCGCGGGCACCTCGCTGTACTCCCTGGTCATGGCCGTCACCGGCACCCACCGCGTCCGCCCCGCCGCAACCTGA
- a CDS encoding Lrp/AsnC family transcriptional regulator, with the protein MASENLDETDRALIALLQQDAGQAYAALGKAVGLSAGATHDRVRKLRERGVLRRTTVEVDPAALGLGVLAFVMVDSSAWMGDSAEAFAAIPEIEEAHVIAGSASVLVKVRTATTERLQDVLRRLYAVDGVSGTQATVVLETFFERPPSPGV; encoded by the coding sequence ATGGCATCGGAGAACCTCGACGAGACCGACCGCGCCCTCATCGCCCTGCTCCAGCAGGACGCCGGCCAGGCGTACGCCGCCCTGGGCAAGGCCGTCGGACTGTCCGCGGGCGCCACCCACGACCGGGTCCGCAAGCTTCGCGAGCGCGGCGTCCTGCGGCGGACCACCGTGGAGGTCGACCCGGCGGCGCTCGGGCTCGGCGTGCTCGCCTTCGTGATGGTCGACTCCTCGGCCTGGATGGGGGATTCGGCCGAGGCCTTCGCCGCCATCCCGGAGATCGAGGAGGCCCACGTCATCGCCGGCAGCGCCTCCGTCCTGGTGAAGGTCCGCACCGCCACCACCGAGCGGCTCCAGGACGTACTGCGCCGCCTGTACGCCGTCGACGGCGTCAGCGGCACCCAGGCGACCGTCGTCCTGGAGACCTTCTTCGAGCGCCCGCCGTCGCCCGGCGTGTAG
- a CDS encoding RNA polymerase sigma factor produces the protein MSMAIAPTAQIVPPIVPPGGLRGVLRLLFGLSGAAEEVGPAGTGERAPAERRSAFRLLRGGRTPDRERPTLTELYHAHRLGLVRMAVLLVDHQDIAEDVVQEAFIALYAKYGEELDDLDNALGYLRTSVVNGARSVLRRRKTAREYVPPHEADAPSAEDHAVLNDEHRRVLVALNELTQRQREVLVLRYWSDLSEAQIAETLGLSRGAVKSTASRALDALEKQLEKAR, from the coding sequence ATGTCCATGGCCATCGCGCCGACCGCCCAGATCGTTCCACCGATCGTTCCACCGGGCGGGCTCCGGGGAGTACTGCGGCTGCTGTTCGGGCTGTCCGGCGCGGCCGAGGAGGTCGGGCCGGCGGGAACGGGGGAGCGCGCCCCCGCCGAGCGAAGGTCGGCGTTCCGCCTGTTGCGCGGCGGCCGCACGCCCGACCGCGAGCGGCCGACGCTCACCGAGCTGTACCACGCCCACCGGCTGGGCCTGGTGCGGATGGCCGTCCTGCTGGTCGACCACCAGGACATCGCCGAGGACGTGGTGCAGGAGGCCTTCATCGCCCTGTACGCGAAGTACGGCGAGGAGCTCGACGACCTGGACAACGCGCTGGGCTACCTGCGGACCTCGGTGGTCAACGGGGCCCGGTCCGTGCTGCGCCGCCGGAAGACCGCCCGCGAGTACGTCCCGCCGCACGAGGCCGACGCGCCCTCGGCGGAGGACCACGCCGTCCTCAACGACGAGCACCGCCGGGTGCTGGTCGCCCTCAACGAACTCACCCAGCGTCAGCGCGAGGTGCTGGTGCTGCGCTACTGGTCGGATCTGTCCGAGGCGCAGATCGCCGAGACCCTGGGCCTGTCCCGGGGCGCCGTGAAGTCCACGGCGAGCAGGGCCCTGGACGCCCTGGAGAAGCAGTTGGAGAAGGCCCGATGA
- a CDS encoding N-acetylmuramoyl-L-alanine amidase, whose product MTASAAALSLAASGGTFAAAAPVQAAAPAGLQAQFAAAAKEFKVPESLLLAVSYQQTRWESHQGRPSTTGNYNVMGLTQVDLAAVAAAQAAAEPEVDLRGDGEPRRGAKAARPAPAAPVDGPALHTLDAAAKLIGRPAAELREDTLQSIRGGAALLAEQQRRAKSPLSGDPATWYGAVVAFSNGGAQGQGPDEGREFADRVFGTLKVGAARTTSEGQRVTLVADPAAAAHSPAVDRGVERQPASRDAARTALTAAASDPIECPSTLSCDFQPAGYAQNSADVNDFGNYSVAERTGSDIDYIVIHDTEGGYAGSLATFKNPASYASAHYLLRSSDGHVTQMVANKNVAWHAGNKTLNMHSVGIEHEGFALSGASWYSEQLYQSSATLTRYLADKFGVPLDRQHVIGHDEVPGPIQSAVNGMHWDPGTFWDWNHYMDLLGAHTTPDQGYVVGGRVIINPPFSNAYRPVINNVPAQPANFVYLYSSPGGPLIGSGTQNASDWSDKAVAGGSYVVADIQGQWTAIWYNGQKAWFWNDGTIASADNRPGQYVLTPKPGLGSVAVYGRSYPEYGAYTAAGVPAPDPNIVALSATLPAGHAYVPASTTPVAGDFYYAPTVDGSAPHDRTLVTGGVKYYPIRYNHRLAFVSADDVQLVPAPTDVLASGERVQLLAQTSSGPVNAGANYSRGVWEQFHPIPSAGPTPEPKQSFALLYMGGQVHAVALAGGRVYTADRNLTTGEWSPWYDLQVTGLAGPLASPVTELTVAATGSKMHVVALSGGRLMEATADYGAGRWYQWGDVSGALGLPTGALTKIAAAANGNVLHINGVGSDGRIHVADGDYNRGMWSYGDITGAVGPLSGTITGLATVSTGSKQYVLAVVDGKVKQASADYAAGVWAGWGDVSGATGQTVPVTKLAVTWTGTSLRLFGVAGGRVLNANGDYAAGRWSSWMDTEVPGAAGPIDPVTTVAVAGT is encoded by the coding sequence GTGACGGCTTCGGCGGCCGCGCTCAGCCTGGCGGCGAGCGGGGGCACGTTCGCCGCCGCGGCCCCGGTCCAGGCCGCCGCGCCGGCCGGGCTGCAGGCGCAGTTCGCGGCTGCCGCCAAGGAGTTCAAGGTCCCGGAGAGCCTGCTGCTGGCGGTCTCGTACCAGCAGACCCGCTGGGAGTCGCACCAGGGCCGGCCGAGCACCACCGGCAACTACAACGTGATGGGCCTCACCCAGGTCGACCTGGCGGCGGTCGCGGCGGCGCAGGCGGCCGCCGAGCCGGAGGTCGACCTGCGCGGTGACGGCGAGCCCCGGCGGGGCGCCAAGGCGGCCAGGCCCGCCCCGGCGGCGCCGGTGGACGGCCCCGCGCTGCACACCCTGGACGCGGCGGCCAAGCTGATCGGCCGTCCGGCGGCGGAGCTGCGCGAGGACACCCTGCAGAGCATCCGCGGCGGCGCGGCGCTCCTCGCCGAGCAGCAGCGCAGGGCCAAGTCGCCGCTGTCCGGCGACCCGGCCACCTGGTACGGCGCTGTGGTCGCCTTCAGCAACGGCGGTGCGCAGGGCCAGGGCCCGGACGAGGGGCGGGAGTTCGCGGACCGGGTGTTCGGCACCCTCAAGGTCGGCGCGGCCCGGACCACCTCCGAGGGCCAGCGGGTGACGCTCGTCGCCGACCCGGCCGCCGCCGCGCACAGCCCGGCGGTGGACCGCGGGGTGGAGCGCCAGCCGGCCTCGCGGGACGCGGCCCGCACCGCGCTCACCGCCGCGGCGAGCGACCCGATCGAGTGCCCGTCCACGCTGAGCTGCGACTTCCAGCCGGCCGGGTACGCGCAGAACAGCGCCGACGTCAACGACTTCGGCAACTACTCGGTGGCCGAGCGGACCGGCTCGGACATCGACTACATCGTCATCCACGACACCGAGGGCGGCTACGCCGGCTCGCTGGCGACGTTCAAGAACCCGGCCAGCTACGCGAGCGCGCACTACCTGCTGCGCTCCAGCGACGGCCACGTCACCCAGATGGTGGCGAACAAGAACGTGGCCTGGCACGCCGGCAACAAGACCCTCAACATGCACAGCGTGGGCATCGAGCACGAGGGCTTCGCGCTGAGCGGCGCCAGCTGGTACTCGGAGCAGCTGTACCAGTCCTCGGCGACCCTCACCCGCTACCTGGCGGACAAGTTCGGCGTCCCGCTGGACCGGCAGCACGTCATCGGCCACGACGAGGTGCCGGGCCCGATCCAGAGCGCCGTGAACGGCATGCACTGGGACCCGGGCACCTTCTGGGACTGGAACCACTACATGGACCTGCTCGGCGCGCACACCACGCCGGACCAGGGCTACGTGGTCGGCGGCCGGGTCATCATCAACCCGCCGTTCTCCAACGCCTACCGGCCGGTGATCAACAACGTCCCGGCCCAGCCGGCGAACTTCGTCTACCTGTACAGCTCCCCCGGCGGCCCGCTGATCGGCAGCGGCACCCAGAACGCCTCGGACTGGAGCGACAAGGCGGTGGCGGGCGGCAGCTATGTGGTCGCCGACATCCAGGGGCAGTGGACGGCGATCTGGTACAACGGCCAGAAGGCCTGGTTCTGGAACGACGGCACCATCGCCTCGGCCGACAACCGTCCCGGCCAGTACGTGCTCACCCCGAAGCCGGGCCTGGGCAGCGTCGCGGTCTACGGCCGCTCGTACCCGGAGTACGGCGCCTACACGGCTGCCGGCGTCCCGGCGCCGGACCCGAACATCGTCGCGCTGAGCGCCACGCTGCCCGCGGGCCATGCGTACGTCCCGGCCTCCACCACCCCGGTGGCCGGCGACTTCTACTACGCCCCGACCGTGGACGGCAGCGCGCCGCACGACCGCACTCTGGTCACCGGCGGTGTGAAGTACTACCCGATCCGGTACAACCACCGGCTCGCCTTCGTCTCGGCCGACGACGTCCAGCTGGTGCCGGCGCCGACCGACGTCCTGGCCTCCGGTGAGCGGGTGCAGCTGCTGGCGCAGACCAGCTCCGGCCCGGTCAACGCGGGCGCCAACTACTCCCGCGGGGTCTGGGAGCAGTTCCACCCGATCCCGTCGGCCGGCCCGACGCCGGAGCCGAAGCAGAGCTTCGCCCTGCTCTACATGGGCGGCCAGGTCCACGCGGTGGCGCTCGCGGGCGGCCGGGTCTACACCGCCGACCGGAACCTCACCACCGGCGAGTGGTCCCCCTGGTACGACCTCCAGGTGACCGGCCTGGCCGGGCCGCTGGCCTCGCCCGTCACCGAGCTGACGGTCGCCGCCACCGGCAGCAAGATGCACGTGGTGGCGCTGTCCGGCGGCCGGCTCATGGAGGCGACCGCCGACTACGGCGCCGGCCGCTGGTACCAGTGGGGCGACGTCTCCGGCGCGCTCGGCCTGCCCACCGGCGCCCTGACGAAGATCGCGGCGGCCGCCAACGGCAACGTGCTGCACATCAACGGCGTCGGCAGCGACGGCCGGATCCACGTGGCCGACGGCGACTACAACCGGGGCATGTGGTCCTACGGCGACATCACCGGCGCGGTCGGCCCGCTGAGCGGCACGATCACCGGCCTGGCCACCGTCTCGACCGGTTCCAAGCAGTACGTGCTGGCCGTGGTCGACGGCAAGGTCAAGCAGGCCAGCGCCGACTACGCGGCCGGCGTCTGGGCGGGCTGGGGCGACGTCTCCGGGGCCACCGGGCAGACCGTCCCGGTGACCAAGCTCGCCGTCACCTGGACCGGCACCAGCCTGCGGCTGTTCGGCGTCGCCGGCGGGCGGGTCCTCAACGCCAACGGCGACTACGCCGCCGGGCGTTGGTCCTCCTGGATGGACACCGAGGTGCCCGGCGCGGCCGGCCCGATCGACCCGGTGACCACCGTGGCGGTCGCCGGTACCTGA
- a CDS encoding ABC transporter permease, producing MLRTALRNALAHKARLAMTVLAVCLGVAFVSGSLVFADSTTAAYRASLARSYAGIAVTVEPVFRPGAPEQDGVLDDALAARLAAVPGVAAVRPAVDGSVTLAAKDGRPMRADQPMGRLAAGYVPGPDGTDARLPLTAGRAPRTAEEVALDRGTAEAGGYVLGDTVTLAVDGPVRRMRLVGTVAGGDPRVTSGGTLAVFDRATAQELFATPGHYTALDLAATPGTDRADLARRIGALLPPGRAEAATAAAKAAQQSVYIDARTRSHARLPLVFAAVSLFIGSFLIANTFTMLVTRRSREIALLRAIGATRRQVVRSVLAEAALIGLAASVAGFLLGLGVAAALPGLLEGADDPLPRGPLVIGAAPVLASLAVGVGVTVLAAWLPSRRAARIAPVEAMRSAEQPPAPARSRLRAAAGAVLLLGGTGLLVSLRHAENASDRNLRTALLGCGLLVTGLIALAPLLAGPVIRLLGRLTARFGVPGDLARDNALRDPRRTAATAAALMISTALVAGLAVIDHSSRRALDAQAAAGLSADYVIGTRTPTTAVDAAAVRRIAALPGVAVASAVADSTLSAGALTRQVSGVDPRTVGAVMNLRFTSGSAPDLGPGRIAVSAGFAREARIGTGDRITASIGPGGEDRPYTVVGVYQDNPTARDVLADRGDVQRDSLLPDSVQRVLVTADRSTADRSTTAAGLERRLREAVDGSPLLTVRDRARLVEDQAGVAGELITLVLGLLGIGVVVSALGMVNTLAMAVAERTREIGVLRALGMDRAAVRRMIRLESLTVAAYGTLLGLAAGLFGAWRVSGLANGAIPQYAFALPWGTLALVVLLSLAVGAAAAALPARRAAALGPLEAVTEA from the coding sequence CTGCTGCGCACCGCCCTGCGCAACGCCCTCGCGCACAAGGCCCGGCTGGCCATGACCGTCCTCGCGGTCTGCCTCGGGGTCGCGTTCGTCTCCGGCTCCCTGGTCTTCGCCGACTCCACCACGGCCGCGTACCGCGCCTCCCTGGCCAGGAGCTACGCCGGCATCGCCGTCACCGTGGAGCCCGTCTTCCGCCCCGGTGCCCCGGAGCAGGACGGCGTCCTGGACGACGCGCTCGCCGCCCGGCTGGCCGCCGTCCCCGGGGTCGCCGCCGTCCGCCCGGCGGTCGACGGCTCGGTCACCCTGGCGGCGAAGGACGGCCGCCCGATGCGCGCCGACCAGCCGATGGGTCGCCTCGCCGCCGGGTACGTCCCGGGCCCCGACGGCACCGACGCCCGCCTCCCACTGACCGCCGGACGCGCCCCGCGCACCGCCGAGGAGGTGGCCCTGGACCGCGGCACCGCCGAAGCCGGCGGCTACGTCCTCGGCGACACCGTCACCCTGGCCGTGGACGGTCCGGTCCGGCGGATGCGCCTGGTCGGGACGGTCGCCGGCGGCGACCCCCGGGTCACCTCCGGCGGCACCCTCGCCGTGTTCGACCGGGCCACCGCACAGGAACTGTTCGCCACCCCCGGCCACTACACGGCCCTCGACCTCGCCGCCACGCCCGGCACCGACCGGGCCGACCTCGCCCGGCGGATCGGCGCCCTCCTGCCGCCCGGCCGGGCCGAGGCCGCAACCGCCGCCGCGAAGGCCGCCCAGCAGTCCGTCTACATCGACGCCCGCACCCGCAGCCACGCCCGGTTGCCCCTGGTGTTCGCCGCGGTGTCGCTGTTCATCGGCTCGTTCCTGATCGCCAACACCTTCACCATGCTGGTCACCCGGCGCTCCCGGGAGATCGCGCTGCTCCGCGCGATCGGCGCCACCCGCCGCCAGGTGGTCCGCTCGGTGCTCGCCGAGGCGGCACTGATCGGCCTGGCCGCCTCCGTGGCCGGATTCCTGCTCGGGCTGGGCGTCGCCGCCGCCCTGCCCGGCCTGCTCGAAGGCGCGGACGACCCGCTGCCCCGCGGTCCGCTGGTGATCGGGGCCGCGCCGGTGCTGGCCTCCCTCGCGGTCGGCGTCGGCGTCACCGTCCTCGCCGCCTGGCTGCCCTCCCGCCGCGCCGCCCGGATCGCCCCCGTCGAGGCGATGCGCAGCGCCGAGCAGCCGCCCGCCCCGGCCCGGTCCCGGCTCCGTGCGGCGGCCGGCGCCGTCCTGCTGCTGGGCGGCACCGGGCTGCTGGTCTCGCTGCGGCACGCCGAGAACGCCTCGGACCGCAACCTGCGGACCGCGCTGCTCGGCTGCGGCCTGCTGGTGACCGGCCTGATCGCGCTGGCCCCGCTGCTGGCCGGCCCGGTGATCCGCCTCCTCGGCCGGCTCACCGCCCGGTTCGGCGTCCCCGGCGACCTGGCCCGGGACAACGCCCTGCGCGACCCCCGCCGGACCGCCGCCACCGCCGCCGCCCTGATGATCAGCACCGCGCTGGTGGCCGGACTCGCCGTCATCGACCACTCCTCCCGCCGGGCCCTGGACGCCCAGGCGGCGGCCGGTCTGAGCGCCGACTACGTGATCGGCACCCGCACCCCCACCACCGCCGTGGACGCGGCCGCGGTACGGCGGATCGCCGCGCTGCCCGGGGTCGCGGTCGCCTCGGCCGTCGCGGACTCGACGCTCTCCGCCGGCGCCCTCACCCGGCAGGTGTCCGGCGTGGACCCGAGGACCGTCGGCGCCGTGATGAACCTCCGCTTCACCAGCGGCTCCGCCCCCGACCTCGGCCCGGGCCGGATCGCCGTCTCCGCCGGCTTCGCCCGGGAGGCGCGGATCGGCACCGGCGACCGGATCACCGCGAGCATCGGCCCCGGCGGGGAGGACCGCCCCTACACGGTGGTCGGCGTCTACCAGGACAACCCCACCGCCCGGGACGTCCTCGCCGACCGCGGCGACGTCCAGCGCGACAGCCTCCTGCCGGACTCCGTCCAGCGCGTCCTGGTGACCGCCGACCGCTCCACCGCCGACCGCTCCACCACCGCGGCGGGCCTGGAGAGGCGGCTGCGCGAGGCCGTGGACGGCAGCCCGTTGCTGACCGTCCGCGACCGCGCCCGGCTGGTGGAGGACCAGGCCGGGGTGGCCGGCGAGCTGATCACCCTGGTCCTCGGACTGCTCGGCATCGGCGTGGTCGTCTCCGCCCTCGGCATGGTCAACACCCTCGCCATGGCGGTCGCCGAACGGACCCGGGAGATCGGCGTGCTGCGCGCCCTCGGCATGGACCGGGCCGCCGTCCGCCGGATGATCCGCCTGGAGTCGCTCACCGTCGCCGCCTACGGCACCCTGCTGGGCCTGGCCGCCGGCCTGTTCGGAGCCTGGCGGGTCAGCGGGCTCGCCAACGGCGCCATCCCCCAGTACGCCTTCGCCCTGCCCTGGGGCACCCTCGCCCTGGTCGTCCTCCTCTCGCTGGCGGTCGGCGCCGCCGCGGCCGCCCTCCCGGCCCGCCGCGCCGCCGCCCTCGGGCCGCTGGAGGCCGTCACCGAGGCCTGA
- a CDS encoding response regulator transcription factor — MTEAATHPIRVLLADDETMIRHGVRLILRHAEGIEVVAEAPDGRQAVDLAAAHHPDVVLLDIRMPVRDGLAAIAPLLALDPAPRVVMLTTFGDEENVVRALREGAAGFLLKDEGPQELIRAVRAAAAGDAVLSPGVTGAVIGRMLRGADPDPADGSGEDARIARLTAREREVLAMLGEGLSNQDIAVRLGIGTGTVKTHVGAILDKTGTASRVQAALLAHRTGLAG, encoded by the coding sequence GTGACCGAGGCCGCCACCCACCCGATCCGGGTCCTGCTCGCCGACGACGAGACGATGATCCGGCACGGCGTCCGCCTGATCCTCCGCCACGCCGAGGGCATCGAGGTCGTCGCCGAGGCCCCGGACGGCCGGCAGGCCGTCGACCTGGCCGCCGCCCACCACCCCGACGTGGTGCTGCTGGACATTCGGATGCCCGTCCGCGACGGCCTGGCCGCCATCGCCCCGCTGCTCGCCCTCGACCCCGCGCCGCGGGTGGTCATGCTGACCACCTTCGGCGACGAGGAGAACGTGGTCCGGGCGCTGCGGGAGGGCGCCGCCGGGTTCCTGCTCAAGGACGAGGGCCCGCAGGAGCTGATCCGCGCGGTCCGGGCGGCCGCCGCCGGGGACGCCGTGCTCTCCCCGGGCGTCACCGGCGCGGTCATCGGCCGGATGCTGCGCGGCGCCGACCCCGACCCGGCGGACGGCTCCGGCGAGGACGCGCGGATCGCCCGGCTCACCGCCCGGGAGCGGGAGGTCCTGGCGATGCTCGGCGAGGGCCTGTCCAACCAGGACATCGCCGTCCGGCTCGGCATCGGCACCGGCACGGTCAAGACCCACGTCGGCGCGATCCTGGACAAGACCGGGACGGCGAGCCGCGTCCAGGCCGCGCTGCTGGCCCACCGGACCGGCCTGGCCGGCTGA
- a CDS encoding ABC transporter ATP-binding protein, with protein MPQPLPPSGPTALEPAARAVDLTRTYGRGETRVTALDAVSVEFARGRFTAVMGPSGSGKSTLMHCMAGLDRVSSGSARIGGVELASLNDRQLTRLRREKVGFVFQGFNLLPTLTALENITLPLRLAGRHPDTAWLDTVVATVGLAGRLAHRPSELSGGQQQRVAVARALASRPEIVFADEPTGNLDSRSGAELLGFLRDSVRELGQTVVMVTHDPAAAAHADRVVFLADGRLVDDLPEPTAGAVLDRMLAFEAPAAAR; from the coding sequence ATGCCACAACCCCTCCCGCCCTCCGGCCCCACGGCCCTCGAACCGGCCGCCCGCGCGGTGGACCTCACCAGGACGTACGGCCGGGGCGAGACCCGGGTCACCGCGTTGGACGCGGTGTCCGTGGAGTTCGCCCGCGGCCGGTTCACCGCCGTCATGGGGCCCTCGGGCTCCGGCAAGTCCACCCTGATGCACTGCATGGCCGGCCTGGACCGGGTGTCCTCCGGATCGGCCCGGATCGGCGGCGTCGAGCTGGCCTCGCTGAACGACCGCCAACTCACCCGGCTGCGCCGGGAGAAGGTCGGCTTCGTCTTCCAGGGCTTCAACCTGCTGCCCACTCTCACCGCCCTGGAGAACATCACCCTGCCGCTGCGGCTGGCCGGACGGCATCCCGACACCGCCTGGCTGGACACCGTGGTCGCCACCGTCGGCCTCGCCGGCCGGCTCGCCCACCGCCCCTCCGAGCTCTCCGGCGGTCAGCAGCAGCGCGTCGCCGTGGCCCGGGCCCTGGCCTCCCGCCCGGAGATCGTGTTCGCCGACGAGCCCACCGGCAACCTCGACTCCCGCTCCGGCGCCGAACTGCTCGGCTTCCTCCGCGACTCGGTCCGCGAACTCGGCCAGACCGTGGTCATGGTCACCCACGACCCGGCCGCCGCCGCCCACGCCGACCGGGTGGTGTTCCTCGCCGACGGCCGGCTGGTGGACGACCTGCCCGAGCCGACCGCCGGCGCCGTTCTGGACCGGATGCTCGCCTTCGAAGCCCCGGCCGCCGCCCGGTGA